The following proteins are co-located in the Streptomyces sp. DT2A-34 genome:
- a CDS encoding TIM barrel protein, with protein sequence MPGFEWDTAAEQRFNVNLSILFTELPLLERPAAAAAAGFTAVELWWPWVDSPTPEQSELGALKKAIEDAGVQLTGLNFYAGQLPGPDRGALSVPGEESERFRANIDVAADFAQSLGCRALNALYGNRVEGVDPAEQDALALENLVLAARAADRIGAILLIEALNKPESPLYPLVSAPAAVGIVDKVNEATGLGNAKFLMDLYHLSMNGEDLPSVIEQYAAKTGHVQIADNPGRGAPGTGTLPLEELLDQLRKAGYEGWVGLEYKPGDRPSAEAFDWLPVEQRAAR encoded by the coding sequence ATGCCAGGTTTTGAATGGGACACAGCCGCAGAGCAGCGCTTCAACGTCAACCTGTCGATCCTCTTCACGGAACTCCCGCTCCTGGAGCGCCCCGCGGCCGCCGCCGCGGCCGGCTTCACCGCGGTCGAGCTGTGGTGGCCCTGGGTCGACTCCCCCACCCCCGAGCAGTCCGAGCTCGGCGCCCTGAAGAAGGCGATCGAGGACGCGGGCGTCCAGCTCACCGGGCTGAACTTCTACGCCGGTCAGCTGCCCGGCCCCGACCGGGGCGCCCTGTCGGTCCCGGGCGAGGAGTCGGAGAGGTTCCGCGCCAACATCGACGTGGCCGCCGACTTCGCCCAGTCGCTGGGCTGCCGCGCGCTCAACGCCCTGTACGGCAACCGCGTCGAAGGCGTGGACCCGGCCGAGCAGGACGCGCTCGCGCTGGAGAACCTGGTCCTCGCGGCCCGGGCGGCCGACCGGATCGGCGCGATCCTTCTCATCGAGGCGCTGAACAAGCCGGAGTCGCCGCTGTACCCGCTGGTGTCCGCACCGGCCGCCGTCGGCATCGTCGACAAGGTCAACGAGGCGACAGGACTGGGCAACGCGAAGTTCCTCATGGACCTTTACCACCTGTCCATGAACGGCGAGGACCTGCCCTCGGTGATCGAGCAGTACGCCGCGAAGACCGGCCACGTGCAGATCGCCGACAACCCGGGCCGCGGCGCGCCCGGCACGGGGACGCTGCCGCTGGAGGAGCTGCTCGACCAGCTGAGGAAGGCGGGCTACGAGGGCTGGGTCGGCCTGGAGTACAAGCCGGGCGACCGCCCGAGCGCGGAGGCCTTCGACTGGCTGCCGGTGGAGCAGCGCGCCGCCCGCTGA
- a CDS encoding 2-hydroxy-3-oxopropionate reductase, whose product MSNLPKIAWIGLGIMGSPMSENLIKAGYQVTGFTLEQDKLDRLAAAGGTAASSIAEAVRDADVVITMVPASPQVEAISYGPDGILENAKSGALLIDMSSITPQTSVDLAKAAKGKGIRVLDAPVSGGEAGAIEAVLSIMVGGEQADFDTAKPILEALGKTIVLCGPHGSGQTVKAANQLIVAVNIQACAEAVVFLERSGVDLTAALDVLGGGLAGSTVLTRKKDNFLNRDFKPGFRIDLHHKDMGIVTDAARNVGAALPVGAVVAQLVASLRAQGDGGLDHSALLRAVERLSGAQA is encoded by the coding sequence ATGAGCAACCTCCCCAAGATCGCCTGGATAGGCCTCGGCATCATGGGCTCCCCCATGTCCGAGAACCTGATCAAGGCGGGTTACCAGGTCACCGGCTTCACGCTGGAGCAGGACAAGCTGGACCGCCTGGCCGCGGCCGGCGGCACCGCCGCGTCCTCCATCGCCGAGGCCGTGCGCGACGCCGACGTGGTCATCACGATGGTGCCTGCCTCCCCGCAGGTCGAGGCCATCTCCTACGGCCCCGACGGCATCCTGGAGAACGCGAAGTCCGGCGCGCTGCTGATCGACATGTCCTCGATCACCCCGCAGACCTCGGTCGACCTGGCGAAGGCCGCCAAGGGCAAGGGAATCAGGGTCCTGGACGCCCCCGTGTCCGGCGGTGAGGCCGGTGCCATCGAGGCCGTACTGTCGATCATGGTCGGCGGTGAGCAGGCCGACTTCGACACCGCCAAGCCGATTCTCGAGGCCCTCGGGAAGACCATCGTGCTGTGCGGCCCGCACGGCTCGGGTCAGACCGTGAAGGCGGCCAACCAGCTGATCGTCGCCGTGAACATCCAGGCGTGCGCCGAGGCCGTGGTCTTCCTGGAGAGGTCCGGCGTGGACCTGACGGCGGCGCTGGACGTCCTGGGCGGCGGCCTGGCCGGCTCGACCGTGCTGACGCGGAAGAAGGACAACTTCCTGAACCGGGACTTCAAGCCCGGCTTCCGTATCGACCTGCACCACAAGGACATGGGCATCGTCACGGACGCCGCACGCAACGTCGGCGCCGCCCTGCCCGTCGGTGCCGTGGTCGCCCAGCTGGTCGCCTCCCTGCGCGCGCAGGGCGACGGCGGCCTGGACCACTCGGCCCTGCTGCGGGCCGTGGAGCGCCTCTCCGGCGCCCAGGCCTGA
- a CDS encoding catalase codes for MSKRVLTTEAGAPVADNQNSASAGVGGPLLLQDQHLLEKLARFNRERIPERVVHARGSGAYGHFEVTDDVTGFTHADFLSAVGKRTEVFLRFSTVADSLGGADAVRDPRGFAVKFYTAEGNYDLVGNNTPVFFIKDPIKFPDFIHSQKRDPFTGCQEPDNVWDFWAHAPEATHQVTWLMGDRGIPASYRHMNGYGSHTYQWTNAEGEAFFVKYHFKTNQGIRCLSAEQGAELAGKDPNSHQTDLLQAIERGVHPSWTLYVQLMPTAEAADYRFNPFDLTKVWPHKDYPLRRVGRLVLDRNPDNVFAEVEQAAFSPNNFVPGIGPSPDKMLQGRLFAYADAHRYRLGVNHTQLAVNAPKATTAQNYGRDGLMAGNSQGRYAKNYEPNSYDGPVETGRPLSAPLAVTGHTGTHEAPLHTKDDDFFQAGELYRLMSAEEKSRLVANIAGGLSQVSRDDVIEKNLAHFHAADPEYGKRVEEAVRALRED; via the coding sequence ATGTCGAAGCGCGTGCTCACGACCGAGGCCGGCGCCCCGGTCGCCGACAACCAGAACTCCGCCTCCGCCGGCGTCGGCGGCCCGCTCCTGCTCCAGGACCAGCACCTCCTGGAGAAGCTGGCGCGCTTCAACCGCGAGCGCATTCCGGAGCGCGTGGTGCACGCCCGGGGCTCCGGCGCGTACGGCCACTTCGAGGTGACCGACGACGTCACCGGCTTCACCCACGCCGACTTCCTGAGCGCGGTGGGCAAGCGGACCGAGGTGTTCCTGCGCTTCTCGACCGTGGCCGACAGCCTCGGCGGTGCGGACGCGGTCCGCGACCCGCGCGGCTTCGCGGTCAAGTTCTATACGGCGGAGGGCAATTACGACCTCGTCGGGAACAACACCCCGGTGTTCTTCATCAAGGACCCGATCAAGTTCCCGGACTTCATCCACTCGCAGAAGCGCGACCCGTTCACCGGCTGCCAGGAGCCGGACAACGTCTGGGACTTCTGGGCGCACGCCCCCGAGGCCACGCACCAGGTGACCTGGCTGATGGGCGACCGCGGCATCCCGGCGTCGTACCGCCACATGAACGGCTACGGCTCGCACACCTACCAGTGGACGAACGCCGAGGGCGAGGCCTTCTTCGTCAAGTACCACTTCAAGACGAACCAGGGCATCCGCTGCCTGAGCGCCGAACAGGGCGCCGAGCTCGCGGGCAAGGACCCCAACTCGCACCAGACGGACCTGCTCCAGGCCATCGAGCGGGGCGTGCACCCGTCGTGGACCCTCTACGTCCAGCTCATGCCGACGGCCGAGGCGGCCGACTACCGCTTCAACCCGTTCGACCTCACCAAGGTCTGGCCACACAAGGACTACCCGCTGCGGCGCGTGGGCCGGCTGGTCCTGGACCGCAACCCGGACAACGTCTTCGCCGAGGTCGAGCAGGCCGCGTTCTCCCCGAACAACTTCGTGCCGGGCATCGGCCCCTCCCCCGACAAGATGCTCCAGGGCCGCCTGTTCGCCTACGCGGACGCCCACCGCTACCGCCTGGGCGTCAACCACACCCAGCTCGCGGTGAACGCCCCGAAGGCGACGACCGCGCAGAACTACGGCCGCGACGGCCTCATGGCCGGCAACTCCCAGGGCCGGTACGCCAAGAACTACGAGCCGAACTCCTACGACGGCCCGGTCGAGACCGGCCGCCCGTTGTCGGCCCCGCTCGCGGTGACCGGCCACACGGGCACCCACGAGGCCCCGCTCCACACCAAGGACGACGACTTCTTCCAGGCGGGCGAGCTGTACCGCCTGATGTCCGCCGAGGAGAAGTCCCGCCTGGTCGCCAACATCGCCGGTGGCCTCTCCCAGGTCTCCCGCGACGACGTGATCGAGAAGAACCTGGCCCACTTCCACGCCGCCGACCCGGAGTACGGCAAGCGCGTGGAGGAGGCGGTCCGCGCCCTGCGCGAGGACTGA
- the gcl gene encoding glyoxylate carboligase, protein MARMTAARAAVEILKREGVSNAFGVPGAAINPFYAALKASGGIQHTLARHVEGASHMAEGYTRTHPGNIGVCIGTSGPAGTDMITGLYSAIGDSIPILCITGQAPTAVIHKEDFQAVDIASIAKPVTKMAVTVLEAAQVPGVFQQAFHLMRSGRPGPVLIDLPIDVQLTEIEFDPETYEPLPVYKPAASRAQIEKAIGMLNASERPLIVAGGGVINADAAELLVEFAELTGTPVVPTLMGWGLLPDDHELNAGMVGLQTSHRYGNATFLESDFVLGIGNRWANRHTGKLDVYTAGRKFVHVDVEPTQIGKIFAPDYGIASDAKAALELFVQVARELKAAGKLPDRSAWAASAQERKATLQRRTHFDDIPIKPQRVYEEMNKAFGPETRYVSTIGLSQIAGAQMLHVFKPRHWINCGQAGPLGWTIPAALGVAKADPEAQVVALSGDYDFQFMIEELAVGAQHKIPYVHVLVNNSYLGLIRQAQRAFDIDFQVNLEFENINSPELGVYGVDHVKVAEGLGCKAIRVTDPSELGAAFEQAKKLAQEYQVPVVVEAILERVTNISMSTTNDISNVVEFEELATEPEHAPTSIRTLKV, encoded by the coding sequence ATGGCTCGTATGACCGCTGCCCGAGCGGCAGTCGAGATCCTCAAGCGCGAGGGCGTCAGCAACGCGTTCGGCGTGCCGGGCGCGGCGATCAACCCCTTCTACGCGGCGCTCAAGGCCTCCGGGGGCATCCAGCACACCCTCGCCCGCCATGTGGAGGGCGCCTCGCACATGGCCGAGGGCTACACCCGCACGCACCCGGGCAACATCGGCGTCTGCATCGGCACGTCCGGCCCCGCCGGCACCGACATGATCACCGGCCTGTACTCGGCGATCGGTGACTCCATCCCGATCCTGTGCATCACCGGCCAGGCGCCGACCGCGGTGATCCACAAAGAGGACTTCCAGGCCGTCGACATCGCCTCGATCGCCAAGCCGGTCACGAAGATGGCGGTGACCGTCCTGGAGGCCGCGCAGGTCCCCGGCGTCTTCCAGCAGGCGTTCCACCTGATGCGCTCCGGCCGCCCCGGCCCGGTCCTGATCGACCTGCCGATCGACGTCCAGCTCACGGAGATCGAGTTCGACCCGGAGACGTACGAGCCCCTCCCGGTCTACAAGCCGGCCGCGAGCCGCGCCCAGATCGAGAAGGCGATCGGGATGCTGAACGCCTCCGAGCGGCCGCTGATCGTCGCCGGCGGCGGTGTCATCAACGCCGACGCCGCCGAACTCCTCGTCGAGTTCGCCGAGCTGACCGGCACCCCGGTCGTCCCGACCCTGATGGGCTGGGGCCTGCTGCCCGACGACCACGAGCTGAACGCCGGCATGGTCGGCCTGCAGACCTCACACCGCTACGGCAACGCGACCTTCCTGGAGTCCGACTTCGTCCTCGGCATCGGCAACCGCTGGGCCAACCGCCACACCGGCAAGCTGGACGTCTACACGGCCGGGCGGAAATTCGTCCACGTCGACGTCGAGCCCACCCAGATCGGCAAGATCTTCGCACCCGACTACGGCATCGCGTCCGACGCCAAGGCCGCCCTGGAGCTGTTCGTCCAGGTGGCGAGGGAGTTGAAGGCGGCGGGCAAGCTGCCCGACCGCTCGGCGTGGGCGGCCTCCGCGCAGGAGCGCAAGGCGACCCTCCAGCGCCGTACGCACTTCGACGACATCCCGATCAAGCCGCAGCGTGTCTACGAGGAGATGAACAAGGCCTTCGGCCCGGAGACCCGGTACGTCTCCACCATCGGCCTCTCGCAGATCGCCGGCGCCCAGATGCTGCACGTCTTCAAGCCCCGGCACTGGATCAACTGCGGCCAGGCGGGCCCGCTCGGCTGGACCATCCCGGCCGCGCTGGGCGTGGCGAAGGCCGACCCGGAGGCACAGGTCGTCGCCCTGTCCGGCGACTACGACTTCCAGTTCATGATCGAGGAGCTGGCCGTCGGGGCGCAGCACAAGATCCCGTACGTCCACGTCCTCGTCAACAACTCCTACCTGGGCCTGATCCGCCAGGCGCAGCGGGCGTTCGACATCGACTTCCAGGTCAACCTGGAGTTCGAGAACATCAACTCGCCCGAGCTGGGCGTCTACGGCGTCGACCACGTCAAGGTCGCCGAGGGCCTCGGCTGCAAGGCGATCCGTGTGACCGACCCGAGCGAACTGGGCGCCGCCTTCGAGCAGGCCAAGAAGCTCGCGCAGGAGTACCAGGTCCCGGTGGTGGTCGAGGCGATCCTGGAGCGGGTCACGAACATCTCCATGTCGACGACCAACGACATCAGCAACGTGGTGGAGTTCGAGGAACTCGCGACGGAGCCGGAGCACGCGCCCACGTCGATCAGGACGCTGAAGGTCTGA
- a CDS encoding AMP-binding protein, whose translation MTAQLSYTHGTSETVLLGDTIGANLDRAVAAWPDREALVDVPSGRRWTYAQFAADVDELAYALLASGVAKGDRVGIWAINCPEWVLVQYATARIGAIMVNINPAYRTHEVEYVLKQAGISLLFASLSHKTSDYRAMVEQVRGRCPQLRETVFIGDPSWEALIARGTPVAFEELSCDDPINIQYTSGTTGFPKGATLSHHNILNNGYFVGELIAYSEQDRVCIPVPFYHCFGMVMGNLAATSHGACMVIPAPSFDPKATLEAVQQERCTSLYGVPTMFIAELNHPDFASYDLSSLRTGIMAGSPCPVEVMKRVVTEMHMAEVSICYGMTETSPVSTQTRRDDDLEHRTGTVGRVLPHIEVKIVDPATGVTQPRGTAGELCTRGYSVMLGYWNEPEKSTEAVDPGRWMHTGDLATMREDGYVEIVGRIKDMIIRGGENIYPREIEEFLYAHPKIADVQVVGVPHERYGEEVLACVIPRDSADPPTPEELRAFCDGRLAHYKIPSRLRILDSFPMTVSGKVRKVELREKYADSGD comes from the coding sequence GTGACCGCACAGCTGTCGTACACGCACGGGACGAGCGAGACGGTCCTGCTCGGGGACACGATCGGGGCCAACCTGGACCGGGCGGTGGCCGCCTGGCCGGACCGGGAGGCGCTGGTCGACGTCCCGTCCGGGCGGCGCTGGACCTACGCTCAATTCGCCGCCGACGTCGACGAGTTGGCGTACGCGCTGCTCGCGAGCGGGGTCGCCAAGGGCGACCGGGTGGGCATCTGGGCGATCAACTGCCCCGAGTGGGTCCTCGTCCAGTACGCCACGGCCCGCATCGGCGCGATCATGGTGAACATCAACCCGGCCTACCGCACCCACGAGGTCGAGTACGTCCTCAAGCAGGCCGGCATCTCCCTGCTCTTCGCCTCCCTCAGCCACAAGACGAGCGACTACCGGGCGATGGTCGAGCAAGTGCGGGGCAGGTGCCCGCAGTTGCGGGAGACCGTGTTCATCGGTGACCCGAGCTGGGAGGCGCTGATCGCGCGGGGAACGCCGGTGGCGTTCGAGGAGCTGTCCTGCGACGACCCGATCAACATCCAGTACACGTCGGGTACGACGGGCTTCCCGAAGGGGGCCACCCTCTCCCATCACAACATCCTCAACAACGGTTATTTCGTGGGGGAGTTGATCGCCTACAGCGAGCAGGACCGGGTGTGCATCCCCGTGCCCTTCTACCACTGCTTCGGCATGGTCATGGGCAATCTGGCCGCCACCTCCCACGGCGCCTGCATGGTGATCCCGGCCCCGTCCTTCGACCCGAAGGCCACGCTGGAGGCCGTCCAGCAGGAGCGCTGCACCTCCCTGTACGGCGTACCGACCATGTTCATCGCGGAGCTGAACCACCCCGACTTCGCCTCGTACGACCTCTCCTCCCTGCGCACCGGGATCATGGCGGGCTCGCCCTGCCCGGTGGAGGTGATGAAGCGGGTGGTCACCGAGATGCACATGGCCGAGGTGTCGATCTGCTACGGCATGACGGAGACCTCGCCCGTCTCGACCCAGACCCGGCGCGACGACGACCTGGAACACCGCACCGGCACGGTCGGCCGGGTGCTGCCGCACATCGAGGTGAAGATCGTCGACCCGGCGACCGGCGTGACCCAGCCGCGGGGCACGGCGGGGGAGCTGTGCACCCGCGGCTACAGCGTGATGCTCGGCTACTGGAACGAACCCGAGAAGAGCACCGAGGCCGTCGACCCCGGCCGCTGGATGCACACCGGTGACCTCGCGACGATGCGGGAGGACGGCTACGTCGAGATCGTCGGCCGCATCAAGGACATGATCATCCGGGGCGGCGAGAACATCTACCCGCGCGAGATCGAGGAGTTCCTGTACGCCCATCCGAAGATCGCGGACGTCCAGGTCGTCGGGGTGCCGCACGAGCGGTACGGCGAGGAGGTGCTGGCCTGCGTCATCCCGCGCGACTCGGCCGATCCGCCGACGCCGGAGGAGCTGCGGGCCTTCTGCGACGGGCGGCTGGCGCACTACAAGATCCCGAGCCGGTTGCGGATCCTCGACTCCTTCCCGATGACGGTGTCCGGGAAGGTGCGGAAGGTGGAGCTGCGGGAGAAGTACGCGGACAGCGGGGACTGA
- a CDS encoding AMP-binding protein, whose translation MTTGTELFRTARDFLLDHREDYATAYEGFAWPRPERFNWALDWFDVIADGNDRTALHIVEEDGSELRRSFAEMAERSARVAGWLRARGVRAEDRVLVMLGNQAELWETALAAMKLRAVVVPATPLLGSADLRDRVERGRVRHVLVRAEDTGKFDEVPGRYTRITVGGAREGWQTYEDAYAASAEFVPDGSTASDDPLMLYFTSGTTARPKLVEHTHTSYPIGHLATMYWIGLKPGDVHLNISSPGWAKHAWSNLFAPWSAEATVFIHNYTRFDAARLMAEMDRAGVTTFCAPPTVWRMLIQADLSALRTPPREAVAAGEPLNPEVIERVREVWGVTIRDGFGQTETAVQVSNSPGQPLKTGSMGRPSPGFRVELLDPVSGAPGADEGEIALDLSARPVGVMTGYHGDADRTAEAMAGGYYRTGDIGSRDADGYITYVGRADDVFKASDYKISPFELESALLEHEAVAEAAVVPAPDEVRLAVPKAYVVLADGWEPGPDTAKVLFEHSREVLAPYKRLRRLEFAPLPKTVSGKIRRIELREATAAGSDAEYREEDFR comes from the coding sequence ATGACGACGGGGACGGAGCTGTTCCGCACTGCGCGGGACTTCCTGCTCGACCACCGCGAGGACTACGCCACCGCCTACGAGGGCTTCGCCTGGCCCCGGCCCGAGCGGTTCAACTGGGCGCTCGACTGGTTCGACGTGATCGCGGACGGAAACGACCGCACCGCGCTGCACATCGTCGAGGAGGACGGCAGCGAGCTCCGGCGGTCCTTCGCCGAGATGGCCGAACGGTCCGCTCGCGTCGCGGGCTGGCTGCGGGCGCGCGGCGTCCGTGCCGAGGACCGCGTCCTCGTCATGCTCGGCAACCAGGCCGAGCTGTGGGAGACCGCGCTCGCCGCGATGAAGCTGCGTGCCGTCGTCGTCCCGGCCACCCCGCTGCTCGGCTCCGCCGACCTGCGCGACCGGGTGGAGCGCGGACGCGTGCGCCATGTGCTGGTGCGGGCCGAGGACACCGGCAAGTTCGACGAGGTGCCCGGCCGCTACACGCGCATCACCGTCGGCGGGGCGCGCGAGGGGTGGCAGACGTACGAGGACGCGTACGCCGCCTCCGCCGAGTTCGTCCCCGACGGGTCGACCGCCTCCGACGACCCGCTGATGCTCTACTTCACCTCCGGCACCACCGCCCGCCCCAAGCTGGTCGAGCACACCCACACCTCGTACCCGATCGGGCACCTGGCCACCATGTACTGGATCGGCCTCAAGCCCGGCGACGTGCACCTGAACATCTCCTCGCCCGGCTGGGCCAAGCACGCCTGGTCCAACCTCTTCGCCCCGTGGAGCGCGGAGGCGACCGTCTTCATCCACAACTACACGCGCTTCGACGCGGCCCGCCTGATGGCGGAGATGGACCGCGCCGGGGTCACCACCTTCTGCGCCCCGCCGACCGTCTGGCGCATGCTCATCCAGGCCGACCTGAGCGCCCTGCGCACCCCGCCCCGCGAGGCCGTCGCCGCCGGAGAGCCGCTCAACCCCGAGGTCATCGAGCGGGTGCGCGAGGTCTGGGGCGTGACCATCCGCGACGGCTTCGGCCAGACCGAGACCGCCGTCCAGGTCTCCAACAGCCCCGGCCAGCCCCTGAAGACCGGCTCCATGGGCCGCCCCAGCCCCGGCTTCCGCGTCGAACTCCTCGACCCCGTCTCCGGCGCGCCCGGCGCCGACGAGGGCGAGATCGCCCTCGACCTCTCCGCCCGCCCCGTCGGCGTGATGACCGGCTACCACGGCGACGCCGACCGCACGGCGGAGGCGATGGCCGGCGGCTACTACCGGACCGGGGACATCGGTTCACGGGACGCCGACGGATACATCACCTACGTCGGGCGCGCGGACGACGTCTTCAAGGCGTCCGACTACAAGATCTCCCCGTTCGAGCTGGAGAGCGCCCTGCTGGAGCACGAGGCGGTGGCCGAGGCGGCCGTCGTGCCCGCGCCGGACGAGGTGCGGCTCGCGGTGCCCAAGGCGTACGTCGTCCTGGCCGACGGCTGGGAGCCGGGGCCCGACACGGCCAAGGTGCTCTTCGAGCACTCACGGGAGGTCCTGGCGCCGTACAAGCGCCTGCGCCGCCTGGAGTTCGCACCGCTGCCCAAGACCGTCTCCGGCAAGATCCGCCGGATCGAGCTGCGCGAGGCCACGGCCGCGGGCTCGGACGCCGAGTACCGCGAGGAGGACTTCCGGTGA
- a CDS encoding helix-turn-helix transcriptional regulator, with translation MAVDAAASVEIRGALARLRRSTGLPVAFGGLVESGRPRMRISELNGTATEALSRIAVTAGNGLGGKAVALARPCAVTDYSASRQISHEYDAAVAAEGLHSVLAVPVVVRRRVRGVLYGALRTAQPLGDRTLTAAVEAARDVEQSLVVRDEVRGLLEAARPEPARPEAAPSGRGSAWEQVREAHAALRALAPRIGDPALRAELLKACGLLTEGPTLTGVQLSPRELDVLACVAAGSTNAVAAERLGLRAETVKGYLRSAMRKLGTHTRGEAVVAARRAGLLP, from the coding sequence GTGGCAGTGGACGCGGCCGCATCTGTGGAGATAAGGGGCGCGCTGGCGCGCCTGCGCCGCTCGACCGGGCTCCCGGTCGCCTTCGGCGGCCTGGTGGAGTCCGGGCGCCCGCGCATGCGCATCAGCGAACTGAACGGCACGGCCACCGAGGCCCTGAGCAGAATCGCGGTGACCGCCGGCAACGGCCTGGGCGGCAAGGCGGTGGCCCTCGCCCGCCCCTGCGCGGTCACGGACTACTCCGCCTCACGGCAGATCAGCCACGAGTACGACGCCGCCGTCGCCGCGGAAGGACTGCATTCGGTACTGGCGGTCCCGGTGGTCGTACGGCGCCGGGTGCGCGGTGTCCTGTACGGCGCCCTGCGCACGGCCCAGCCCTTGGGCGACCGCACGCTGACGGCGGCCGTGGAGGCGGCGCGGGACGTGGAGCAGTCGCTGGTGGTGCGGGACGAGGTGCGGGGGTTGCTGGAGGCGGCCCGGCCGGAGCCGGCGCGGCCGGAGGCGGCGCCGTCCGGGCGGGGCTCCGCGTGGGAGCAGGTCCGCGAGGCCCACGCGGCGCTGCGGGCCCTGGCCCCGCGCATCGGCGACCCCGCCCTGCGCGCGGAACTCCTCAAGGCCTGCGGCCTGCTGACGGAGGGGCCCACGCTGACCGGCGTCCAGCTGTCCCCCCGCGAACTGGATGTACTGGCGTGCGTGGCCGCCGGCTCGACGAACGCGGTCGCCGCCGAGCGGCTGGGGCTGCGGGCGGAGACGGTCAAGGGCTACCTGCGGTCGGCGATGCGGAAGCTGGGCACGCACACCCGCGGTGAGGCGGTGGTGGCGGCACGGCGGGCGGGGTTGCTGCCGTAG